A window of Synechococcus sp. MEDNS5 contains these coding sequences:
- a CDS encoding HAMP domain-containing sensor histidine kinase yields MPWRPRLLTAPPTAIQRRLERTSLVAVLLGYGLLLVVNLQVFAQQRYQRQLDMMRRAERVVLRSSAEQVDAQTLQRTLSHFSTFDLALWGHPTGFPAGMVMPQLSSNDLIVSTPALRFQAEEQVRRMSRPQTFEAEGRTYTVSGTTLTLGKTPWSLYLLKDVSEDVALQHQLNWILTAAAVLASLITILLNRRGIQRSLRPLRRFGDTLSAVRSSSLQQQRFTPGQEPEELRPLAHAFNELLDRLAQSFERQRQFASTVSHELRNPITLIAGYSRRLLRRSDNLSEDQRHQLAIVEEESRRLGRLVTGLLAITRAETGSLQLELQPLSVCEAVRQAIALAEGAGERQFLFCPADGIDPHSLQAWADRDRVVQCLVNLIENACKYSPAHTPVEIGCSSTPSRVELRVRDHGPGIPLDERSLVFERFRRGQHNTGIPGSGIGLAVVSTLVSQMEGAVSVEDGEGGGAVFVISLRRCPGPSDPRLQPHRQ; encoded by the coding sequence ATGCCTTGGCGGCCACGCCTGTTAACGGCACCACCTACAGCGATTCAGCGTCGTTTGGAACGCACAAGCCTGGTGGCTGTTTTGCTGGGCTATGGATTGCTGCTGGTGGTGAACCTGCAGGTGTTTGCCCAGCAGCGTTATCAACGCCAGCTGGACATGATGCGCAGAGCGGAGCGTGTCGTCCTGCGCAGCAGTGCGGAGCAGGTGGATGCGCAGACGCTGCAGCGCACCTTGAGCCACTTCTCAACATTTGATCTGGCCCTCTGGGGGCATCCCACGGGCTTTCCAGCCGGCATGGTGATGCCCCAGCTCAGCAGCAACGATCTAATCGTCTCCACGCCGGCGCTGCGTTTTCAGGCCGAAGAACAGGTGCGCCGCATGTCCCGTCCGCAGACCTTTGAGGCCGAAGGACGCACCTACACGGTGAGTGGCACGACCCTCACCCTGGGCAAGACCCCCTGGAGTCTCTATCTGCTGAAGGATGTGAGCGAGGACGTGGCCCTGCAGCACCAGCTCAATTGGATCCTCACCGCTGCGGCAGTGCTGGCGTCCCTGATCACGATCCTGTTAAACCGCCGCGGCATTCAGCGCAGCCTTCGTCCCTTGCGCCGTTTCGGCGACACCCTCAGCGCTGTGCGCTCCAGTTCGCTGCAACAGCAACGCTTCACGCCGGGCCAGGAACCAGAGGAGCTCCGGCCCCTCGCCCATGCTTTCAACGAGCTGTTGGATCGCCTGGCTCAGTCCTTTGAGCGTCAGCGGCAGTTCGCCAGCACTGTGAGCCACGAGCTGCGCAATCCGATCACTCTGATCGCCGGCTACAGCCGCCGTTTGTTGCGTCGTTCCGACAACCTCTCCGAGGACCAGCGCCATCAACTGGCGATCGTCGAGGAGGAAAGCCGTCGTTTGGGTCGGCTGGTCACGGGCTTGCTGGCGATCACGCGAGCCGAAACCGGCAGCCTGCAACTCGAGCTCCAACCCTTGAGTGTTTGCGAGGCGGTGCGGCAGGCGATTGCCCTGGCCGAGGGGGCTGGCGAACGCCAGTTTCTCTTCTGCCCTGCTGATGGCATCGATCCCCACAGCCTGCAGGCCTGGGCGGATCGCGATCGGGTCGTGCAGTGCCTCGTGAATCTGATCGAGAATGCCTGCAAGTACAGCCCCGCACACACTCCGGTTGAGATTGGCTGCTCCAGCACACCGTCGCGGGTAGAGCTGCGCGTTCGCGACCATGGCCCGGGAATTCCGCTAGACGAACGCAGCCTCGTTTTTGAGCGGTTCCGCCGCGGGCAACACAACACCGGCATCCCTGGTAGCGGAATCGGTCTGGCGGTGGTGTCCACCCTCGTCTCCCAGATGGAAGGAGCTGTGTCGGTGGAGGACGGCGAGGGCGGAGGAGCCGTGTTCGTGATCAGCCTCAGGCGATGCCCTGGTCCCTCGGATCCACGGCTTCAGCCTCATCGCCAGTGA
- a CDS encoding response regulator transcription factor, whose translation MAEEPSGQLLIVDDDPELLQFLLEELSQDGIECQGANCGAEALLLLRQQRFDLVVLDWNLPDFNGIEICRRLRSSGDTTPVLMLTAHHDLEDRVQALDLGADDYITKPFELPELHARVRAQLRRSRYTNPGSSAETLTLGDLQLDLINRKVQLGEQELALSQREFDLLAFLVKHHGEVQARQHILDSVWGAPFVGDPNTLDVYMGYLRRKLEGPDRPRLLHTVRGVGFMARLPQA comes from the coding sequence ATGGCCGAGGAGCCCAGCGGCCAACTGCTGATCGTCGACGACGACCCGGAGCTGTTGCAGTTTCTGCTGGAGGAACTCAGCCAGGACGGCATTGAGTGCCAGGGGGCCAACTGCGGCGCGGAGGCGTTGCTGCTACTGCGCCAACAGCGCTTTGACCTGGTGGTGCTCGACTGGAACCTTCCGGATTTCAATGGCATTGAGATCTGCAGGCGTCTGCGCAGCAGCGGCGACACCACACCGGTGCTGATGCTCACGGCCCATCACGATCTGGAGGATCGGGTGCAAGCCCTTGATCTGGGCGCCGATGACTACATCACCAAACCATTCGAGCTGCCGGAACTGCATGCACGGGTGCGCGCCCAGCTGCGGCGCAGCCGCTACACCAACCCAGGCTCCTCCGCCGAAACCTTGACCCTCGGCGATTTGCAGCTGGACCTGATCAACCGCAAAGTGCAGCTCGGCGAACAGGAGTTAGCGCTCTCTCAGCGGGAGTTTGATCTACTCGCCTTTCTGGTGAAACACCATGGCGAAGTGCAGGCCCGCCAACACATCCTCGACAGCGTTTGGGGGGCGCCGTTCGTCGGCGACCCCAACACCCTGGATGTGTACATGGGCTATCTGCGCCGCAAGCTGGAAGGGCCCGATCGTCCCCGGCTGCTGCATACTGTGCGCGGTGTGGGCTTCATGGCGCGGCTGCCGCAAGCTTGA
- a CDS encoding Tfp pilus assembly protein FimT/FimU, with the protein MKTKSAGFSLLELLVGMVIVTIGVSAAIPSYLRNMRQGEVDRYTQQLEAGLFGLRAKLGQQKTSCTLNFDTSGLNNFAAPADVVEMKDHPERIECCNSDIEAAGRSSGCAYGPEIGTLLAGDSSGAEKDKIIRDRSLRLLDREGTPESEAVVMSVNLASYELTPPGTSTMSEDLIFLIRSTNTQEQRLRTRCLQISGTGTVFRASWNTNTSKCEK; encoded by the coding sequence ATGAAAACCAAATCAGCAGGTTTTTCACTCCTTGAACTCCTTGTGGGGATGGTGATCGTCACCATCGGCGTATCGGCAGCGATTCCGTCCTATCTGCGCAACATGCGTCAGGGTGAGGTCGACCGCTACACCCAGCAATTGGAAGCCGGCTTATTTGGACTGCGCGCCAAGCTCGGCCAACAGAAAACCAGTTGCACATTGAACTTCGACACAAGTGGACTCAACAATTTCGCTGCACCCGCTGATGTGGTGGAGATGAAAGACCATCCTGAGCGCATCGAATGCTGCAACAGCGATATTGAAGCTGCAGGTCGATCCAGCGGCTGCGCCTATGGGCCTGAGATTGGGACATTGTTAGCTGGAGATTCCAGCGGAGCGGAAAAAGACAAAATCATCCGCGACCGTTCGCTGCGTCTACTTGATCGTGAAGGGACACCAGAATCAGAAGCAGTGGTCATGAGCGTGAATCTCGCAAGCTATGAGCTCACACCCCCAGGAACCAGCACGATGTCGGAGGATCTTATTTTTCTGATCCGCTCCACCAACACCCAGGAACAACGCTTACGCACCCGCTGCCTGCAGATTTCTGGAACCGGAACAGTATTCCGAGCAAGCTGGAATACAAACACCTCCAAATGCGAAAAATAA
- a CDS encoding MauE/DoxX family redox-associated membrane protein has translation MANDLGDVHLYRMSMPEHECPWGLKAIALLQSRGIAFQDHLLSSQEEVNAFKQRHNVPTTPQIFSGDRRIGGYSDLAAVLGAEAESADYSYTPVIAVFGTALLMALVLGDSIIQRFMGFSICALAMLKLMDVESFAASFVKYDLITQRWRPWGKLYPGVELLIGLGFLLSSPLPLAGWAALVVGVPGMASVIKAVFVDKLALNCACVGGNTKTPLGIISFTEYAILTVMGVVVAFQLAF, from the coding sequence ATGGCCAACGATCTGGGTGATGTGCATCTCTATCGCATGTCGATGCCGGAGCATGAGTGCCCCTGGGGACTGAAGGCGATCGCTCTTTTGCAGAGCAGAGGCATCGCCTTTCAGGATCATCTGCTCAGCAGCCAGGAGGAGGTGAACGCCTTCAAGCAGCGTCACAACGTGCCCACCACGCCCCAGATCTTTTCGGGTGACAGGCGCATCGGGGGCTACAGCGATCTGGCTGCTGTGCTGGGAGCAGAGGCTGAAAGCGCCGACTACTCCTATACACCCGTCATCGCCGTGTTTGGCACGGCTCTGTTGATGGCGCTGGTGCTAGGCGACAGCATCATCCAGCGCTTCATGGGCTTTTCGATCTGCGCTCTAGCGATGCTCAAGTTGATGGATGTGGAGTCTTTCGCGGCCAGCTTCGTGAAATACGACCTCATCACCCAGCGCTGGCGGCCCTGGGGAAAGCTCTATCCAGGAGTTGAGCTGCTGATCGGCCTTGGATTTCTGCTCAGTTCTCCCTTGCCTCTGGCCGGTTGGGCCGCGCTGGTGGTAGGCGTGCCCGGCATGGCCTCGGTGATCAAGGCGGTGTTTGTCGACAAGCTCGCCCTCAACTGCGCCTGCGTGGGAGGCAACACCAAAACGCCTTTGGGAATCATCAGCTTCACGGAATACGCCATCCTCACCGTGATGGGCGTGGTCGTGGCGTTTCAACTGGCGTTCTGA
- a CDS encoding type IV pilin protein — translation MLIKHKKHWSSAGFTLTEVMVVTALVGILSSVALPNYLNQVNRTRQNEAASTIAQIQTTIASYADEFGVLPTSWAELNDTSAVMTDDGPATQDNFQAITLAGGYYDVAISNTDNLFTITAIREDEPNLNVIACVNLTNGASGINQGTQTAAASAPNCG, via the coding sequence TTGTTAATCAAACACAAGAAGCATTGGTCTTCAGCAGGCTTCACGCTTACTGAGGTCATGGTTGTCACCGCATTAGTTGGAATACTTTCATCTGTTGCGCTGCCAAATTACCTCAACCAAGTCAACCGCACTCGGCAAAACGAAGCCGCTTCAACAATCGCTCAAATCCAAACCACCATCGCATCCTATGCCGATGAATTTGGCGTCTTACCAACAAGCTGGGCTGAGCTTAACGACACGAGTGCAGTAATGACCGACGATGGACCAGCCACCCAAGACAACTTTCAAGCAATCACCCTTGCAGGAGGCTATTACGACGTAGCCATCAGCAACACCGACAACCTCTTCACGATCACAGCTATACGTGAAGATGAACCCAATCTCAACGTCATTGCCTGCGTGAATCTCACCAACGGAGCCAGCGGTATCAACCAAGGAACCCAAACTGCCGCCGCTTCGGCTCCCAACTGCGGATAA
- a CDS encoding vWA domain-containing protein has product MRSEVERSMHLVLNKSEAFTEDQAHINLHDSRYTSLVSECTALAGNRPFKPLFGVKMIELNQPVLYGMSLGSGGFTIERCGAPLNPDGKYNETANLFLSRVLDDIGAIPCRKESELEEGQSLATVCEEDGPTKAQILNSTNFTFTAGKTPSRSERQPALRIETDTNYKLVKFIDPTAGSEGQDEDTITESFINKLGVGDRQVTYQPLYFTAFARADKRVDNFGGEGQGGPLNGAFFQNITSSNVRFVIDGSGSMSACLMWGDGYGSWRTFYDPNQGRYRDTRRICALTRMESLISEMTMILEQLPNNTKVGLTAFSSGGYKNNKEWSESSSGLVRLGDEGKRNSAIQFVNTLDDERVTKWGGTDPWNAIQKAFDDTETDTLYLMSDGQPNRDRDGGGWSSRDHEPTATFYAGENTNRQHQGTDRALIVNATSLGLESPWLEKLSELTQGYYNQIDKNSLTEGQDDVS; this is encoded by the coding sequence ATGCGCTCAGAAGTCGAGCGCAGCATGCACCTTGTGCTCAACAAATCAGAAGCATTTACAGAGGATCAAGCCCATATAAACCTGCATGACAGCCGCTATACATCCTTAGTGAGCGAGTGCACAGCTCTAGCTGGCAATCGTCCCTTCAAGCCCTTATTCGGTGTGAAGATGATTGAATTGAATCAACCCGTTCTTTATGGCATGAGCCTGGGATCAGGTGGATTCACGATTGAACGCTGTGGTGCACCACTGAATCCAGATGGCAAATACAACGAAACGGCGAATCTTTTCCTTTCTCGCGTCCTGGACGACATCGGTGCCATTCCCTGCCGCAAGGAAAGCGAACTCGAGGAAGGCCAAAGCCTGGCCACCGTGTGTGAAGAGGATGGCCCTACCAAGGCCCAGATTCTGAACAGCACAAATTTCACCTTCACTGCAGGGAAAACCCCGAGTCGGTCAGAACGCCAACCAGCCCTGCGGATTGAAACCGACACCAACTACAAATTGGTGAAGTTCATCGACCCCACCGCAGGGAGCGAGGGGCAGGATGAAGACACCATCACCGAAAGCTTCATCAACAAGCTGGGGGTGGGCGACAGACAAGTGACGTACCAACCCCTCTATTTCACAGCTTTCGCGCGTGCCGATAAACGCGTCGACAACTTTGGCGGTGAGGGCCAGGGGGGTCCACTCAACGGTGCCTTCTTCCAGAACATCACCAGCAGCAATGTGCGCTTTGTGATCGACGGATCAGGCTCAATGAGTGCCTGCTTGATGTGGGGAGATGGCTATGGCTCCTGGCGCACCTTTTACGACCCCAACCAAGGGCGCTACCGGGACACCCGCCGGATTTGCGCGTTAACCCGCATGGAATCCTTGATCAGTGAAATGACGATGATCCTTGAGCAGCTGCCCAACAACACCAAGGTGGGCTTAACCGCTTTCAGCTCCGGTGGCTACAAGAACAACAAGGAATGGAGTGAATCGTCAAGTGGTTTGGTGCGCTTGGGGGATGAGGGCAAACGCAACTCAGCCATTCAGTTTGTGAACACACTTGACGATGAAAGAGTGACCAAATGGGGCGGAACAGATCCTTGGAATGCCATTCAGAAAGCATTTGACGACACAGAAACTGACACGCTGTATTTAATGTCGGATGGACAACCCAATCGAGATCGCGATGGTGGCGGCTGGTCGAGCAGGGATCATGAACCCACCGCCACGTTCTACGCCGGGGAAAACACAAATCGCCAACATCAGGGAACAGATCGCGCTTTGATTGTTAACGCGACCTCTCTGGGTTTGGAGTCACCCTGGCTGGAGAAACTGTCTGAACTCACCCAGGGTTACTACAATCAAATCGACAAGAATTCCCTGACAGAGGGGCAAGACGACGTGAGTTGA
- a CDS encoding prepilin-type N-terminal cleavage/methylation domain-containing protein yields the protein MTRSRNGFTLVEVMVVVAIVGISCSIGLVHAGADRDRLQLDAAARRLRLGLERARLSARRDQQACAVALMADGWVAADHASLPPCSGAALSLQEGIGQAEIKVHTNLPSVLRVSANGLLLDGGTTVLSHFRVSGSPCLVVSLPLGISRIGRYAGSPLAGGDALRSSQCLPLPQEG from the coding sequence ATGACGCGCTCCCGCAATGGATTCACCCTGGTGGAGGTGATGGTGGTGGTCGCCATCGTGGGCATCAGCTGCAGCATCGGCCTGGTGCATGCCGGGGCCGACCGGGATCGTCTGCAGCTCGATGCGGCGGCTCGTCGCCTGCGCCTGGGGCTTGAACGTGCCCGGCTCTCAGCCCGCAGGGATCAGCAGGCCTGCGCTGTGGCCTTGATGGCAGACGGCTGGGTGGCGGCCGACCACGCCAGCTTGCCCCCCTGCAGCGGTGCGGCCCTGTCGCTCCAGGAGGGTATTGGCCAGGCCGAGATCAAAGTGCACACCAACCTGCCCTCTGTGCTGCGGGTGTCAGCCAACGGTTTGCTCCTTGATGGCGGCACAACGGTGTTAAGTCACTTCAGAGTGTCTGGCAGCCCCTGTCTGGTGGTGAGCCTTCCCCTGGGGATCAGCCGAATTGGCCGTTATGCGGGCTCTCCCCTAGCTGGGGGCGATGCCTTGCGCAGCAGCCAGTGTCTGCCCTTGCCTCAGGAGGGCTGA
- a CDS encoding type IV pilin protein gives MTTLNSRLQLALLNRKKSRNLLEKGFTLVELMIVIVIVGILSAVALPNFLSQTSKAKATEAKTLTSSALKEAQIAWTETGTTGLGAWEVASDDADAPGQCPASTNTFGFTCDGSTPATVTVTAKGGADSGDLKDKEIVGSVDVTKGGNIAFCGDAPGFTACEAPPEG, from the coding sequence ATGACCACACTCAACAGCCGGCTCCAGCTGGCACTGCTCAACCGCAAGAAATCCCGCAATCTGCTCGAGAAGGGCTTCACCCTCGTGGAGCTGATGATCGTGATTGTGATTGTTGGAATCCTCTCAGCTGTGGCACTTCCAAACTTCTTAAGTCAAACCAGCAAAGCGAAAGCTACTGAAGCCAAAACCCTCACCTCCTCAGCACTGAAAGAGGCGCAAATTGCCTGGACGGAAACTGGAACTACCGGCCTAGGTGCGTGGGAAGTGGCTTCAGACGATGCTGATGCACCAGGCCAGTGCCCAGCATCCACAAACACTTTCGGATTTACATGTGACGGCTCAACACCAGCAACCGTAACTGTTACGGCCAAAGGAGGCGCCGATTCTGGAGACCTCAAAGATAAAGAGATTGTTGGAAGCGTAGACGTGACAAAAGGCGGAAATATTGCATTCTGCGGTGATGCGCCAGGGTTTACCGCATGCGAAGCCCCACCAGAAGGATAA
- a CDS encoding sensor histidine kinase KdpD gives MRRTVLPSLRGWLQSTALLSVIAGYVLLLLVNAALGDLQRKQQHLKLAASLLQQASTGALDAGPLGSLGLDARVLADGELQSPTLQPGLSGQQWLLSRSSFRLPNNERRLLELRQDVTDSLQQQQFSQMLLVAAAGASILFTSLLLRPVLKRGLVLPLNDLDQELQALEADTLGEHLLDSSRQPQELRAIAEAFNNLQQRLAAAWQRERSFVDGVAHELRTPITVISGHSQRLQRQMLSDLARDSADSIDLEARRMGTLLTALRELARCDAGRLQLQPARLDAEEQLLLAYEQACARAGERLHLPLPSSQRLPLFSADATRLQQSLQLLITNALSFSTGSVRLFAEVIGHQLVLHVQDSGPGIAESERTLVLQRFQRGSTAAGQRGPGIGLALVDELTRAMNGEVVIAEAPGGGADLQLRFKLAAAAP, from the coding sequence TTGCGGCGCACCGTTCTGCCATCACTGCGCGGCTGGCTTCAGTCCACCGCCTTGCTCTCGGTGATTGCCGGCTATGTGCTGCTGCTGCTGGTGAATGCTGCCTTGGGCGATCTCCAGCGCAAACAGCAGCACCTGAAGCTGGCGGCATCCCTGCTTCAGCAGGCCTCCACCGGTGCTTTGGACGCTGGACCCCTCGGTTCCCTGGGCCTGGACGCGCGTGTGCTCGCTGATGGTGAGCTGCAGTCGCCCACGCTCCAACCAGGCCTCTCGGGCCAGCAGTGGTTGCTCAGCCGCTCCAGCTTCCGATTACCCAATAACGAGCGCCGCCTTCTTGAGCTGCGCCAAGACGTGACGGACTCTCTTCAGCAGCAGCAGTTCTCGCAGATGCTGCTGGTGGCCGCCGCTGGCGCTTCCATTTTGTTCACCTCCCTTCTCCTGAGGCCGGTGTTGAAGCGCGGGCTGGTGCTGCCCCTCAATGACCTTGATCAGGAGCTCCAGGCTCTCGAGGCCGACACCCTCGGTGAGCACCTGCTCGATTCCAGCCGTCAGCCCCAGGAACTGCGTGCAATCGCCGAGGCCTTCAACAATCTCCAGCAACGCCTGGCAGCGGCCTGGCAGCGGGAGCGCTCGTTTGTGGATGGCGTGGCCCATGAGCTGCGCACGCCGATCACGGTGATCTCAGGCCACAGCCAAAGGCTGCAGCGTCAAATGCTTTCGGATTTGGCGCGGGATTCAGCCGACAGCATCGATTTAGAAGCCAGGAGAATGGGCACGTTGCTCACAGCCCTGCGCGAACTGGCCCGCTGCGATGCCGGTCGTTTGCAGTTGCAGCCGGCGCGTCTTGATGCCGAGGAACAACTGCTCCTGGCCTATGAGCAGGCCTGTGCCCGTGCAGGGGAACGCCTGCATTTGCCGCTTCCCTCTTCTCAACGGCTGCCACTGTTTTCAGCTGATGCCACGCGTCTGCAGCAGAGCCTGCAGTTGTTGATCACCAATGCCCTCAGCTTCAGCACCGGCTCTGTGCGCTTGTTCGCCGAGGTGATCGGCCATCAACTGGTGCTGCATGTGCAGGATTCCGGGCCGGGTATCGCCGAATCGGAGCGAACGCTGGTGCTGCAGCGCTTTCAACGGGGATCCACGGCTGCGGGGCAACGCGGTCCTGGCATCGGCCTGGCGTTGGTGGATGAACTTACGCGGGCGATGAATGGCGAGGTGGTGATTGCTGAGGCACCCGGGGGTGGGGCCGATCTGCAGCTGCGTTTCAAGCTTGCGGCAGCCGCGCCATGA
- a CDS encoding prepilin-type N-terminal cleavage/methylation domain-containing protein: protein MIHRRCARGFTLLELLLALTLGTALFALLLCLISADLRLGSAMAERLQTKGLQRRTLELIKAEIATAQGWMVDPPPSKAWPCALSGRRPVLAIAMGAGDPDARGSDVIVYSVGRAPSAIWRGQVLMRCGPSYGIDGVINLEGAYQNRVLLDALPDRSVPGFSAQNHPTLPLLQLQLEQELRDGSGQHRRFQSRLDA, encoded by the coding sequence ATGATTCATCGCCGATGCGCCAGGGGCTTCACCCTGTTGGAGCTGTTGCTGGCTCTCACTCTGGGCACTGCGCTGTTTGCGCTGCTGCTGTGCTTGATCAGTGCCGACCTGCGGCTTGGCTCGGCCATGGCTGAGCGCCTGCAGACCAAAGGCCTTCAGCGCCGCACCCTGGAGCTGATCAAAGCCGAGATTGCGACCGCTCAGGGCTGGATGGTGGATCCACCCCCCTCGAAAGCCTGGCCTTGCGCCCTCAGCGGACGGCGACCCGTGCTCGCCATCGCCATGGGGGCCGGCGATCCTGATGCCCGGGGCAGCGATGTGATCGTCTATTCCGTTGGCCGGGCACCTTCGGCGATCTGGCGTGGACAGGTGCTGATGCGCTGCGGTCCGTCTTACGGGATCGATGGCGTGATTAATCTTGAAGGGGCCTATCAAAACCGGGTGTTGCTGGATGCATTGCCCGATCGTTCCGTTCCTGGATTCAGCGCGCAGAACCATCCAACGCTTCCGCTGCTCCAACTGCAACTGGAGCAGGAGCTTCGTGATGGGTCTGGCCAACACCGGCGCTTCCAGAGCCGTCTGGATGCCTGA
- a CDS encoding ABC transporter permease produces MARWGLVIVTIYVLVALVTPLLLAAGVLPDPNAGLDNPIYAPPSLQHWCGTDRLGRDVCVRTLQGSGVALQVVLLAVALALVIGVPLGMVSGYLGGGVDRVLVLLMDTLYTLPVLLLSVVLAFLLGRGIPNAAAALCVVYVPQYFRVVRNQTAQVKAELFVEAARTLGAGPVWILRRYLLRNVITSVPVLLTLNAADAVLVLGGLGFLGLGLPETVPEWGSDLNLALAAVPTGIWWTALYPGLAMFILVLGLSFLGEGLEAWVSSTGRDAAH; encoded by the coding sequence ATGGCGCGCTGGGGCCTGGTGATCGTGACGATTTACGTGCTCGTGGCGTTGGTCACCCCCCTGCTGCTGGCGGCTGGAGTGCTTCCCGATCCCAATGCCGGGCTGGACAATCCCATCTATGCACCCCCATCCCTGCAGCACTGGTGCGGTACGGACCGGCTTGGGCGGGATGTGTGTGTGCGCACGTTGCAGGGCAGTGGAGTGGCCTTGCAGGTGGTGCTGCTGGCCGTGGCGCTTGCCCTTGTGATCGGAGTGCCCCTGGGCATGGTGAGCGGGTATCTCGGCGGCGGTGTGGACCGAGTCCTGGTGTTGCTGATGGATACCCTCTACACCCTGCCGGTGCTGCTGCTGTCGGTGGTGCTGGCCTTTCTGCTCGGTCGGGGCATCCCCAACGCGGCTGCAGCCCTTTGCGTGGTGTATGTGCCGCAGTACTTCCGTGTGGTGCGCAATCAAACGGCCCAGGTGAAAGCTGAATTGTTCGTGGAGGCGGCCCGCACCTTGGGCGCGGGTCCGGTCTGGATTCTCCGCCGCTACCTGCTGCGCAACGTGATCACCTCCGTGCCGGTGTTGCTCACGCTCAATGCGGCTGATGCGGTGTTGGTGCTGGGAGGCCTGGGATTTCTTGGCCTTGGTTTGCCGGAAACGGTTCCGGAATGGGGCAGTGATCTCAATCTGGCCCTGGCCGCTGTCCCCACCGGGATCTGGTGGACAGCTCTCTATCCAGGGCTGGCGATGTTCATCTTGGTTCTGGGGCTCTCTTTCCTGGGTGAAGGTCTGGAGGCGTGGGTGAGCAGCACAGGCCGAGACGCGGCACACTGA
- a CDS encoding HAMP domain-containing sensor histidine kinase has protein sequence MQPTRPWKQRLTGSMLGQLQLATYAAVLLGFTAATSTGLWLSERTRLQVGEAELRAGSESLAFCLVAHGGEGQDVIRRELQDHSSVRTQLWLEQPDGSVLSPERSHLPRPEGLLQTAMAANSTRTPGQAHVIELNGRDYLTLLDRKLTSGALLWSSTEITGLGQSQTEFLGWMILIWGSCLGGSLALVTLLVRRITKPLQDLSDRSAELTADGLKSAALPVPTGPLELTRLTRTYNALIERLAWSWSQQRQFVSAVSHELQTPLTLVSGSLKRVMRKAPDLDPALMQRLQDAQDETTDMQQLLNDLLDLSRSDSGRLQVKEEAVPLPPLIDSIVRVQGPVYGRTMEVQGPNDQASLVALADASRLHQVLVNLVENAHKYSPPDQPIQLTLGRVAEGVQVEVIDHGIGIPSADQPHIFERFHRGSNTGGHSGSGLGLSVVKLLVEAMGGSITVASEPGMGSRFRILLQSA, from the coding sequence ATGCAACCGACGCGCCCCTGGAAGCAACGCCTCACAGGCAGCATGCTGGGCCAGTTGCAGCTGGCCACCTATGCCGCCGTGCTGCTGGGATTCACAGCGGCCACAAGCACAGGGCTCTGGTTGAGCGAACGCACACGCCTGCAAGTGGGCGAGGCTGAGCTCCGGGCTGGGTCGGAATCGCTGGCGTTCTGCCTGGTGGCCCACGGCGGCGAGGGGCAGGATGTGATCCGCAGGGAACTGCAGGATCACTCCAGCGTGCGCACCCAACTCTGGCTGGAACAGCCAGATGGCTCAGTGCTCAGCCCGGAACGCTCGCACCTGCCACGACCGGAGGGCCTGCTGCAAACAGCCATGGCCGCCAACAGCACGCGCACGCCAGGACAGGCCCATGTGATCGAGCTGAATGGGCGCGATTACCTCACCCTGCTCGACCGCAAGTTGACCTCCGGTGCCCTGCTCTGGAGCAGCACGGAGATCACCGGGCTGGGGCAATCGCAGACGGAATTCCTGGGCTGGATGATTCTGATCTGGGGAAGCTGCCTTGGGGGCTCCCTAGCGCTGGTCACCCTGCTGGTGCGACGGATCACCAAGCCCTTGCAGGATCTGAGCGACCGCAGCGCTGAACTCACCGCCGACGGGCTGAAATCGGCAGCTCTGCCGGTCCCCACCGGGCCTCTGGAGCTCACCCGCCTCACGCGCACTTACAACGCCCTGATCGAGCGGCTGGCTTGGTCGTGGAGTCAGCAGCGCCAATTCGTGAGCGCGGTGAGCCATGAATTGCAAACGCCACTCACCCTCGTATCCGGTTCGCTGAAACGGGTGATGCGCAAGGCACCGGATCTGGATCCGGCATTGATGCAACGCCTCCAAGACGCCCAAGACGAAACCACCGACATGCAGCAGCTCCTCAACGACCTGCTGGATCTCTCCCGCAGTGATTCCGGCCGGTTGCAGGTGAAGGAGGAAGCGGTGCCCCTGCCCCCCCTCATCGACAGCATCGTGCGCGTGCAGGGGCCTGTCTACGGCCGCACGATGGAAGTCCAAGGACCCAACGATCAGGCATCTCTCGTCGCCCTCGCCGATGCATCCCGGCTGCATCAGGTGCTGGTCAACCTGGTGGAAAACGCTCACAAGTACTCACCGCCGGATCAACCGATCCAGCTCACCCTTGGGCGGGTTGCCGAGGGAGTTCAGGTGGAGGTGATCGACCATGGCATCGGCATTCCCAGCGCCGACCAACCCCACATCTTTGAACGCTTCCATCGCGGGTCGAACACCGGGGGCCACAGCGGCAGCGGCCTCGGTCTCTCCGTGGTGAAATTACTGGTGGAGGCGATGGGGGGATCCATCACTGTGGCCAGTGAACCCGGGATGGGCAGCCGCTTCCGCATCCTTCTGCAATCGGCTTGA